In Microbacterium cremeum, a genomic segment contains:
- the paaB gene encoding 1,2-phenylacetyl-CoA epoxidase subunit PaaB has translation MTGPGATDGGRRETWPLWEVFVRSARGLSHVHAGSLHAPDAQLALHNARDLYTRRGEGVSIWVVPSAAIAASDPDARGAFFESPQGKDYRYPTAYTASADVPHL, from the coding sequence ATGACCGGTCCCGGTGCGACCGACGGCGGGCGGCGCGAGACGTGGCCGCTGTGGGAGGTGTTCGTGCGCTCGGCGCGCGGGCTCTCGCATGTACACGCGGGCTCGCTCCACGCCCCCGACGCGCAGCTCGCGCTCCACAACGCGCGCGACCTCTACACCCGCCGCGGCGAGGGGGTGTCGATCTGGGTCGTGCCGTCGGCCGCGATCGCGGCATCCGATCCCGACGCGCGCGGTGCCTTCTTCGAGTCGCCGCAGGGCAAGGACTACCGCTACCCGACCGCGTACACGGCTTCGGCCGACGTGCCGCACCTGTGA
- the paaA gene encoding 1,2-phenylacetyl-CoA epoxidase subunit PaaA, with product MSTATIARDIDADGQARFDEIIAADDKIEPADWMPDAYRRTLVRQISQHAHSEIIGMQPEGNWITRAPSLKRKAILMAKVQDEAGHGLYLYSAAQTLGTAREEMYEQLLTGKAKYSSIFNYLTPTWADMGSIGWLVDGAAICNQVPLCRASYGPYARAMIRICKEESFHQRQGFEVLLALMNGTEAQREMAQESVDRWYAPALMMFGPPDDASPNSAQSMAWNIKRFSNDELRQRFVDMIVPQAEILGVTLPDPDLRWNDERGHWDYGELDWDEFRAVLAGRGQANSIRIAKRRRAHEDGAWVREAARAYAAKRHSSPEEVAS from the coding sequence ATGAGCACCGCGACCATCGCCCGCGACATCGACGCGGACGGGCAGGCGCGTTTCGACGAGATCATCGCCGCCGACGACAAGATCGAGCCGGCCGATTGGATGCCCGACGCCTACCGACGCACGCTGGTGCGGCAGATCTCGCAGCACGCGCACTCCGAGATCATCGGCATGCAGCCCGAGGGCAACTGGATCACGCGGGCGCCGAGCCTCAAGCGCAAGGCGATCCTCATGGCCAAGGTGCAGGACGAGGCGGGGCACGGGCTGTACCTCTACTCCGCCGCGCAGACCCTCGGCACCGCGCGCGAAGAGATGTACGAGCAGCTCCTCACCGGCAAGGCGAAGTACTCCTCGATCTTCAACTACCTCACACCGACCTGGGCCGACATGGGCTCGATCGGCTGGCTCGTCGACGGCGCGGCGATCTGCAATCAGGTGCCGCTGTGCCGTGCGTCGTACGGGCCGTACGCCCGGGCGATGATCCGCATCTGCAAGGAGGAGTCGTTCCACCAGCGCCAGGGATTCGAGGTCCTCCTCGCGCTCATGAACGGCACCGAGGCACAGCGCGAGATGGCGCAGGAGTCGGTCGACCGCTGGTACGCGCCGGCGCTCATGATGTTCGGACCGCCCGACGACGCGTCGCCCAACTCGGCCCAGTCGATGGCGTGGAACATCAAGCGCTTCTCGAACGACGAGCTGCGCCAGCGCTTCGTCGACATGATCGTGCCGCAGGCCGAGATCCTCGGGGTGACCCTTCCCGACCCCGATCTGCGCTGGAACGACGAGCGCGGCCACTGGGACTACGGCGAGCTCGACTGGGACGAGTTCCGCGCGGTGCTCGCCGGTCGCGGCCAGGCCAACAGCATCCGCATCGCCAAGCGCCGCCGCGCGCACGAGGACGGCGCGTGGGTGCGCGAGGCCGCCCGCGCCTACGCCGCGAAGCGGCACTCGAGCCCCGAGGAGGTGGCGTCATGA
- a CDS encoding TetR/AcrR family transcriptional regulator, translated as MSGNTAASTTDASATTFRKGNGRLDRAPYDLDTVLDIAVATFNERGYEATSISVLAERLGTSKSALYYHVSGKEELLRRALDRALDGLEAVVEASGALEGTAADRLEFVLRGAVSVLVEELPYVTLLLRVRGNTVVERDAIRRRREFDHRVSELVDAAHAEGSLRADLDSGTTSRLLFGMINSIVEWYRPGGPMDAAALADATVSVALDGLRAR; from the coding sequence ATGAGCGGCAACACGGCGGCGTCCACGACGGATGCCTCGGCCACGACGTTCCGCAAGGGGAACGGACGCCTCGACCGCGCGCCGTACGACCTCGACACGGTGCTCGACATCGCCGTCGCGACCTTCAACGAGCGCGGGTACGAGGCCACCTCGATCAGCGTCCTCGCCGAGCGCCTCGGCACGAGCAAGTCGGCGCTGTACTACCACGTCAGCGGCAAGGAGGAACTGCTGCGGCGGGCGCTCGATCGCGCGCTGGACGGGCTCGAGGCGGTGGTCGAGGCATCCGGCGCTCTCGAGGGAACGGCCGCCGACCGCCTGGAGTTCGTGCTGCGCGGCGCGGTCAGTGTGCTCGTCGAGGAGCTCCCCTACGTCACCCTGCTGTTGCGCGTGCGCGGCAACACCGTCGTCGAGCGCGACGCGATCCGCCGCCGCCGCGAGTTCGACCACCGCGTCTCGGAGCTCGTCGACGCGGCGCACGCCGAGGGATCTCTTCGCGCCGACCTCGACTCGGGCACGACCTCGCGACTGCTGTTCGGCATGATCAACTCGATCGTCGAGTGGTACCGCCCCGGCGGGCCTATGGATGCCGCGGCCCTCGCCGACGCGACCGTCTCGGTCGCCCTCGACGGCCTCCGCGCCCGCTGA